In one Desulfovibrio sp. TomC genomic region, the following are encoded:
- a CDS encoding alpha/beta fold hydrolase, with protein sequence MARTISFGRRGGQPLDLLVPTFDASVHVTARVAEGRAPAVVFLHGLGDSRLAFEDAFATRYLADVSLIVPDMAGHGGSAAALDYSMEAATRRVRDVLAHLGEQHGLRPSRLYLVGHSVGGIPAIFFCRDAAPGEVAGLVLAEASVTRFGAFVSAHAEAARLSGRFDEWYAEFREQTIFRDYLGRFPFCRHYYASLRFCREEAFLQTVMAVRRTARSLPGKWSHAAGEALCALTIPKLYAYGRDVAPETLAFLGEHDIPMRPFPTDCHFLMQAMPGEFYSMLGEFCGS encoded by the coding sequence ATGGCGAGAACGATCTCCTTTGGCCGGCGCGGCGGGCAGCCGCTCGATCTGCTTGTCCCGACCTTTGACGCATCGGTACATGTCACGGCCCGCGTTGCCGAGGGGCGTGCCCCGGCCGTGGTCTTCTTGCATGGCCTGGGCGATTCGCGTCTGGCCTTCGAGGACGCCTTTGCCACCCGGTATCTGGCCGATGTCAGCCTCATCGTTCCGGACATGGCCGGGCACGGCGGCTCTGCCGCTGCCCTGGACTATTCCATGGAGGCGGCAACCCGGCGCGTGCGCGACGTGCTGGCCCATCTGGGCGAGCAGCATGGCCTGCGCCCCAGCCGGCTGTATCTCGTCGGCCATTCCGTGGGCGGCATCCCGGCCATCTTTTTCTGCCGCGACGCGGCGCCCGGCGAAGTGGCCGGGCTGGTCCTGGCCGAAGCTTCGGTCACGCGCTTCGGGGCGTTTGTTTCCGCCCATGCCGAGGCGGCCCGCTTGTCCGGGCGTTTTGACGAGTGGTACGCCGAGTTTCGGGAACAGACCATTTTCCGCGACTACCTCGGCCGGTTCCCTTTTTGTCGGCATTACTATGCCTCGTTGCGCTTCTGTCGGGAAGAGGCTTTTTTGCAGACCGTGATGGCCGTTCGCCGCACGGCCCGGTCCCTGCCCGGCAAATGGAGCCACGCCGCCGGCGAGGCCCTGTGCGCCCTGACCATCCCCAAACTCTACGCCTATGGCCGGGACGTGGCCCCGGAAACCCTGGCCTTCCTTGGCGAACACGACATTCCCATGCGCCCCTTTCCCACGGACTGTCATTTTCTCATGCAGGCCATGCCCGGCGAGTTTTACAGCATGCTTGGGGAGTTTTGCGGTTCCTAA
- a CDS encoding homoserine dehydrogenase yields the protein MNEALVAPVRIGLAGLGTVGSGLVAVLQQNAEWISARLGRGVAVKTVLVRDLAKPRAVTLGPEVVLTTDAEALVTDPDIDIVVELMGGIDAAFALIHKALSAGKHVVTANKALLAKRGPELFALAAAKGLGLYYEASCAGAVPIVETLKSSLAGNRIKSIIGILNGTANYILSSMSEKGLPFAAALKKAQDLGYAEADPTLDIQGYDAAHKLIVLIRLAYGRNLPLDKLPVEGITAVTPEDIRFAREFGYAIKLIGQVRDLDGRLAAGVWPMLVHEEFLLASVKGAFNAVRVEGDASGPIMLHGKGAGDLPTASAVLADVLALAREGMIPNNTGFRTEPLPEAELVDPDDFISPHYIHFTVKDQPGVMAAISKSMGEHGVSIRQAVQKGEPEDGYVSIVFLTHEAANRAITGVLTDTGAMAFIKPGTVHFRVL from the coding sequence ATGAACGAAGCACTTGTCGCCCCCGTTCGTATTGGACTGGCCGGACTCGGGACTGTCGGGTCCGGCCTCGTGGCCGTGTTGCAGCAAAACGCCGAGTGGATCAGCGCCCGGCTCGGCCGTGGGGTCGCCGTCAAAACGGTGCTCGTGCGCGACCTGGCCAAGCCCCGGGCCGTGACCCTTGGTCCCGAGGTCGTCCTTACCACCGATGCCGAGGCCCTGGTCACCGACCCGGACATCGACATCGTGGTCGAACTCATGGGCGGCATTGATGCGGCCTTTGCGCTCATCCACAAAGCGCTCTCGGCCGGCAAGCATGTGGTCACGGCCAACAAGGCGCTGTTGGCCAAGCGTGGTCCCGAGCTTTTCGCCCTGGCCGCGGCCAAGGGCCTGGGGCTGTATTACGAAGCCAGTTGCGCCGGAGCCGTGCCCATTGTCGAGACGCTCAAGTCGTCTTTGGCCGGCAACCGCATCAAAAGCATCATCGGCATCCTAAACGGTACGGCCAACTACATTTTATCCAGCATGAGCGAGAAGGGCCTGCCCTTTGCCGCGGCGCTCAAAAAGGCCCAGGATCTGGGCTATGCCGAGGCTGATCCGACCCTGGACATTCAGGGCTACGACGCGGCGCATAAGCTCATTGTGCTCATTCGGCTGGCCTACGGCCGCAATTTGCCCCTGGACAAGCTGCCGGTCGAAGGCATCACCGCCGTTACGCCCGAAGACATCCGTTTTGCCCGTGAGTTCGGCTATGCCATAAAGCTCATCGGGCAGGTCCGTGACCTGGACGGCCGTCTGGCCGCAGGGGTGTGGCCCATGCTCGTCCACGAGGAATTCCTGCTGGCCAGCGTCAAGGGGGCCTTTAATGCCGTGCGCGTCGAGGGCGACGCCTCCGGCCCCATCATGCTCCACGGCAAGGGGGCCGGCGATCTGCCCACGGCCAGCGCCGTCCTGGCCGATGTCCTGGCCCTGGCCCGGGAAGGCATGATCCCCAACAACACCGGCTTTCGCACCGAACCGTTGCCCGAGGCCGAGCTGGTCGATCCCGATGATTTCATCAGCCCGCATTATATCCATTTCACGGTCAAGGATCAGCCCGGGGTCATGGCCGCCATCTCCAAGTCCATGGGCGAGCACGGCGTGTCCATCCGCCAGGCCGTGCAGAAGGGCGAGCCCGAGGACGGCTATGTGTCCATCGTGTTTTTGACCCACGAGGCCGCCAACCGGGCCATCACCGGCGTGTTGACCGACACCGGCGCCATGGCTTTTATCAAACCCGGCACCGTCCATTTCCGGGTGTTGTAG
- a CDS encoding methyl-accepting chemotaxis protein, whose product MKLSISARLVLGFGLVLAAMTTGALVMTFSLDAVKDRALTLRTQNLPLADEAAHMQFTAVNVQQLFTDVAATGHEDGFADAEKEAKAFRAGVTKFQDLAARSGNAALHQQLAAVARDFEAMYEAGKLMARVYVKDGREAGNAAMADFDARTEALSASIEPLKAAQFKETDTQVTAVVDALASNLRLQYGLVGLSLAICILSAWLVSRSIRRQLGAEPWQVAAVAQDVAAGRFDAVQKTCAAIGCDTGVMADMAAMSETLRESFASVETQKAAAEAKTEEAEGHRRRAEEAMGQAEQARLAGMAEAADRLEDLADAVARAGNALTDRVAQVNRGTTRQHERTTDTATAMEEMNATVAEVAQNAERASESAQAAREGAREGLAATDEVARSIDRVRQLSAGLKTSLDALGERAKGISSILGVISDIADQTNLLALNAAIEAARAGDAGRGFAVVADEVRKLAEKTMQATSEVASVVSAIDNGVRDNMAGMDAAGTAVADTTRLAENAGQSLRHIVTMAETTTEEVRSIASASQQQATASEEINRALADISLIAEETAQGMTEAGTELERLSESASQLAALIDGLRQESAALPR is encoded by the coding sequence ATGAAGCTCTCCATTTCGGCGCGCCTTGTTCTCGGCTTTGGCCTCGTGCTCGCGGCCATGACCACCGGGGCGTTAGTCATGACCTTTTCCCTGGATGCCGTAAAGGATCGCGCCCTGACTCTCCGTACCCAAAACCTGCCCCTGGCCGACGAAGCGGCCCATATGCAATTTACAGCCGTCAACGTGCAGCAATTGTTCACAGACGTCGCTGCTACAGGCCATGAGGACGGCTTCGCCGATGCCGAAAAGGAGGCCAAGGCCTTCCGCGCCGGCGTGACCAAATTCCAGGATCTGGCCGCCCGTAGCGGCAACGCGGCTTTGCATCAGCAACTTGCGGCCGTCGCTCGGGATTTTGAAGCCATGTACGAGGCCGGCAAGCTCATGGCCAGGGTGTACGTCAAGGACGGCCGGGAAGCGGGCAATGCGGCAATGGCCGATTTTGACGCCCGGACCGAGGCCTTGTCGGCCAGCATTGAGCCGCTCAAGGCCGCCCAGTTCAAGGAAACCGATACCCAGGTAACAGCCGTGGTGGACGCCCTGGCCTCGAACCTCCGCCTGCAATACGGTCTGGTGGGCCTTTCCCTGGCCATCTGCATCCTCTCGGCCTGGCTGGTTTCCCGCAGCATCCGTCGGCAACTCGGGGCCGAGCCCTGGCAGGTGGCGGCCGTGGCCCAGGATGTGGCGGCCGGACGCTTTGATGCGGTGCAAAAAACTTGCGCAGCCATCGGCTGCGACACCGGCGTGATGGCCGACATGGCCGCCATGTCGGAAACGTTGCGCGAGTCCTTTGCCTCCGTCGAAACCCAGAAGGCAGCGGCCGAAGCCAAAACCGAGGAGGCTGAGGGCCATCGCCGCCGGGCCGAAGAAGCCATGGGACAGGCCGAGCAGGCCCGTCTGGCCGGCATGGCCGAAGCGGCCGACCGCCTGGAGGACCTGGCCGACGCCGTGGCCCGGGCCGGCAATGCCCTGACCGACCGCGTGGCCCAGGTCAACCGCGGCACTACCCGCCAGCATGAACGCACCACCGACACGGCCACGGCCATGGAGGAAATGAACGCCACCGTGGCTGAAGTGGCCCAAAACGCCGAACGCGCCTCCGAAAGCGCCCAGGCGGCCCGGGAAGGCGCGCGGGAAGGACTGGCCGCAACCGACGAGGTGGCCCGTTCCATTGACCGGGTGCGCCAACTCTCGGCCGGCCTGAAAACCAGCCTCGACGCCCTGGGCGAACGGGCCAAAGGCATCTCCAGCATTCTTGGGGTCATTTCCGATATTGCCGACCAGACCAACCTGCTGGCCTTAAATGCCGCCATCGAGGCGGCCCGGGCCGGGGATGCCGGCCGCGGGTTCGCCGTGGTGGCCGACGAGGTGCGCAAACTGGCCGAAAAGACCATGCAGGCCACGAGTGAGGTGGCCTCGGTGGTTTCGGCCATTGACAACGGCGTGCGCGACAACATGGCCGGCATGGACGCGGCGGGAACGGCCGTGGCCGACACCACCCGGCTGGCTGAAAATGCCGGCCAGTCCCTGCGCCACATTGTGACCATGGCCGAGACAACCACCGAAGAGGTGCGTTCCATTGCCTCTGCCTCGCAGCAGCAGGCCACGGCCTCGGAAGAGATCAACCGCGCCCTGGCCGACATCAGCCTCATCGCCGAGGAGACCGCCCAGGGCATGACCGAAGCCGGGACGGAACTGGAGCGCCTGTCGGAGTCGGCCTCGCAACTGGCCGCGCTCATTGACGGGTTGCGCCAGGAATCCGCCGCTCTGCCCCGCTGA
- a CDS encoding cofactor-independent phosphoglycerate mutase, whose protein sequence is MSISSTSPKLVFLIADGMGDLPISALGGRTPMEAAHTPAMDRLARSGRVGLCRTVPTGMAPGSDVANMSLLGFDPASHHTGRGPIEAAALGLALSADDVVFRLNTVTVSEFAESGLMRDYSAGHIDTAVSTGLVNKLAESCLPAGYELHPGVQYRHLLVAKGAAGREEATVFVRPPHDITDQGIAPDIAALQNVPALWEFVTCAARLLAGNGNGSKANAVWPWGQGRALALPDFAAAFGLRGAVVSAVDLVKGLGRAAGMDVLEVPGATGLLDTNYEGKVAAALAYLERGDFVFVHVEAPDECGHGGDAAAKTEAIARFDARVVVPMLEALGDQAAFVIACDHPTPIAIRTHTSDPVPFVFWKQGIAANGATAFSEREAAKTGLLVEPGHTLLPQATAWARG, encoded by the coding sequence ATGTCCATCTCCTCTACCTCCCCCAAGCTCGTCTTCCTCATCGCCGACGGCATGGGCGACCTGCCGATTTCCGCCTTGGGCGGGCGCACGCCCATGGAGGCCGCTCATACGCCGGCCATGGACCGGTTGGCCCGATCGGGGCGGGTCGGCCTTTGCCGCACCGTGCCAACCGGTATGGCTCCCGGGTCGGATGTGGCCAACATGTCGCTTTTGGGCTTTGATCCGGCCAGCCACCATACCGGGCGCGGTCCCATTGAGGCGGCGGCGTTGGGTTTGGCTCTGTCGGCCGACGATGTGGTCTTTCGGCTCAACACCGTGACGGTGAGCGAATTTGCCGAGTCTGGGCTCATGCGCGATTACAGTGCCGGGCATATTGACACGGCTGTTTCCACCGGGTTGGTCAACAAGCTTGCCGAGTCCTGCCTGCCGGCCGGGTACGAACTCCATCCCGGGGTGCAGTACCGCCATCTGCTGGTGGCCAAGGGTGCGGCGGGACGGGAGGAAGCCACGGTTTTTGTGCGCCCGCCCCATGATATCACTGACCAGGGGATTGCCCCGGATATCGCAGCGTTGCAAAACGTGCCGGCCTTGTGGGAATTCGTCACTTGCGCCGCACGTCTTCTGGCTGGGAACGGCAATGGCAGCAAGGCCAATGCCGTGTGGCCCTGGGGCCAGGGCCGGGCGCTCGCATTGCCGGATTTTGCCGCCGCCTTCGGGCTTCGCGGGGCCGTGGTCTCGGCGGTGGATCTGGTCAAGGGTCTGGGCCGGGCGGCCGGCATGGACGTCCTGGAGGTGCCCGGAGCCACGGGACTCCTTGATACCAACTACGAGGGCAAGGTCGCAGCCGCCTTGGCCTATCTGGAAAGAGGGGACTTCGTGTTCGTCCATGTCGAGGCCCCGGACGAGTGCGGCCATGGCGGCGACGCAGCGGCCAAGACCGAGGCCATTGCCCGGTTCGATGCCCGGGTGGTGGTCCCCATGCTCGAGGCCCTGGGGGATCAAGCCGCCTTTGTCATCGCCTGCGACCACCCGACGCCCATTGCCATTCGCACCCACACCAGCGACCCGGTGCCGTTTGTGTTCTGGAAGCAGGGCATCGCCGCCAACGGGGCTACGGCCTTTAGCGAACGGGAAGCCGCGAAAACGGGCCTGCTCGTCGAACCCGGGCATACGCTGTTGCCCCAGGCGACGGCCTGGGCCAGGGGCTGA
- a CDS encoding bacteriohemerythrin, translating to MSIRAQILGSLGILFLVVLLMFGATWSITSQQKTDGLVINLAGRQRMQVQKIAKNVLAYAHQAKGGAAAETLASDIRKTLSAFTATQTLLAKGGAYTSGKTFTIEPPSREVGTLLDEAGRLAKPFETEVETILAKGDGSSADRLVAASEALVTAQDKAVARLQAETEDAVATLMTIQAGGMVLCVLVFFGVLFMLGRTLRQPLSRLQAYADAVAGGNLKAVAAGAYPPELLVLREALARMVASLEAKVAEVGEKSLEAERHAADADRALAEAREQENRTAELLARLNEGADKARAISDSVMEQSAGLLGQIEHVGQGAQQQRDRMMDTATAMEEMNATVLEVARNASSAASSAVEAKDKAVIGARGVRSAVESIESIRQRILELKESMTRLGQQADSIGHIMNVISDIADQTNLLALNAAIEAARAGDAGRGFAVVADEVRKLAEKTMTATKEVGDAVVSIQGQARENIAAVESAATGIEESTRAAADSGRFMDEIVGIVEATSTQVESIATASEEQSATSEEINRAVEEVNAIAGETAEGTGVAAEALAAMTELSSELDAVIRQMTGDASAPVRSLAVSRSRSTAVAKALPAARPTPVKALAASRSTTAKALPPARPLAAARPAPSAKSRAASAAKPAGSGVALLQWDESLATGLSEVDRQHQVLVRMICDLHEAMRTGKGKAQLQAIIEELGNYTVEHFGYEEKLMEKYKYPGYLNHRKEHTTFVDKVIAFGNDFRENRAAVTTEIMNFLKNWLVGHIKGTDQKYAPFFLERGVN from the coding sequence ATGAGCATTCGTGCCCAGATACTCGGTTCGCTTGGTATCCTTTTTCTCGTTGTTCTCCTGATGTTCGGGGCCACCTGGTCCATTACCAGCCAGCAGAAAACGGACGGGCTGGTGATCAACCTGGCCGGCCGGCAGCGGATGCAGGTGCAAAAAATCGCCAAGAATGTCCTGGCCTATGCCCACCAGGCCAAGGGCGGGGCCGCTGCTGAAACCCTGGCGTCGGACATTCGCAAGACCCTTTCGGCATTTACCGCCACCCAGACGCTTTTGGCCAAAGGCGGCGCCTATACCAGCGGCAAGACGTTTACCATTGAGCCCCCCAGCCGGGAGGTTGGAACGCTGCTGGATGAGGCGGGCCGGTTGGCCAAGCCCTTTGAAACAGAGGTCGAAACCATTTTGGCCAAGGGCGACGGGAGTTCGGCGGATCGCCTCGTCGCCGCTTCCGAAGCCCTGGTGACGGCTCAGGACAAGGCCGTGGCCCGGTTGCAGGCCGAAACCGAAGACGCCGTGGCCACGCTCATGACCATCCAGGCTGGCGGGATGGTCCTTTGCGTTTTGGTCTTTTTTGGGGTGCTTTTCATGCTTGGCCGCACCTTGCGGCAGCCGTTGTCCCGGCTCCAGGCCTATGCCGACGCTGTGGCCGGCGGCAATCTCAAGGCCGTGGCTGCCGGCGCCTATCCGCCGGAACTGCTCGTCCTGCGCGAGGCCCTGGCCCGCATGGTGGCCTCGCTTGAGGCCAAAGTGGCCGAGGTGGGCGAAAAAAGTCTTGAGGCCGAACGCCATGCCGCCGATGCCGATCGTGCCCTGGCCGAGGCCAGGGAACAGGAGAACCGCACGGCCGAGCTGTTGGCCCGCCTCAATGAGGGGGCTGACAAGGCCCGGGCCATTTCCGACAGCGTCATGGAACAGTCGGCCGGTCTGCTGGGCCAGATCGAGCACGTGGGCCAGGGGGCGCAGCAGCAGCGCGACCGCATGATGGACACGGCGACCGCCATGGAAGAGATGAACGCCACGGTGCTCGAAGTGGCTCGAAACGCCTCCAGCGCCGCCTCCAGCGCCGTCGAGGCCAAAGACAAGGCCGTCATCGGCGCACGCGGGGTCCGCTCGGCCGTTGAGTCCATCGAATCCATCCGCCAGCGCATCCTGGAACTCAAGGAGTCCATGACCCGGCTTGGCCAGCAGGCCGACAGCATCGGGCATATCATGAACGTCATTTCCGACATTGCCGATCAGACCAACCTGCTGGCCTTAAATGCCGCCATCGAGGCGGCCCGGGCCGGGGATGCCGGCCGCGGGTTCGCCGTGGTGGCCGACGAGGTGCGCAAGCTGGCCGAAAAGACCATGACCGCCACCAAAGAGGTTGGCGATGCCGTTGTTTCCATCCAGGGACAGGCCCGGGAAAATATCGCCGCTGTCGAATCCGCCGCCACCGGCATCGAAGAGAGTACCCGGGCGGCTGCCGATTCCGGACGTTTCATGGATGAAATCGTCGGCATCGTTGAGGCCACGTCCACCCAGGTGGAGTCCATTGCCACGGCTTCCGAGGAACAGTCCGCCACTTCCGAGGAAATCAACCGGGCCGTGGAGGAGGTTAACGCCATCGCCGGGGAAACAGCCGAAGGCACAGGCGTCGCCGCTGAGGCCCTGGCCGCCATGACCGAACTGTCAAGCGAACTCGACGCCGTCATCCGCCAGATGACCGGCGATGCCTCGGCCCCGGTCCGGTCCCTGGCCGTCTCCCGGTCGCGTTCGACTGCCGTAGCCAAGGCGCTGCCCGCTGCCCGGCCGACCCCGGTCAAGGCCCTGGCAGCGTCCCGATCGACGACGGCCAAGGCCTTGCCGCCGGCACGTCCGCTTGCCGCTGCCCGTCCGGCTCCCTCGGCCAAATCGCGCGCCGCTTCGGCCGCCAAGCCCGCCGGCTCCGGCGTGGCGCTGCTCCAATGGGACGAGTCCCTGGCCACAGGCTTAAGTGAGGTCGACCGCCAGCATCAGGTCCTGGTGCGCATGATTTGCGATCTCCACGAGGCCATGCGCACGGGCAAGGGCAAAGCCCAGTTGCAGGCCATCATCGAGGAGCTGGGAAATTACACGGTGGAACACTTCGGCTACGAGGAAAAGCTCATGGAGAAGTACAAATATCCGGGGTATCTCAACCACCGCAAAGAGCACACGACCTTCGTGGACAAAGTCATTGCCTTTGGCAACGACTTCCGGGAAAACCGGGCGGCAGTCACCACCGAGATCATGAACTTTCTCAAGAACTGGCTGGTCGGCCATATCAAGGGCACGGACCAGAAATATGCGCCGTTCTTCCTCGAACGCGGCGTCAACTAG
- a CDS encoding amidohydrolase family protein has protein sequence MFIDIHTHAYHPKIADKVLAQLENHYGIAPVGTGQIDDLLARAKRAGLDRVVVHNAATAPAQVVPANNWAIGINREHAAILSFGTLHPDYPDFERELDRLWRNGIKGIKFHADFQGFRLDDRKLWPIFDALSGRFVVMLHVGDRLPPEENNSCPAKVAAIVRDFPDLTVIAAHMGGYLHWQYAVEHLVGKNVYIDTSSTLAFIDDDTLQRIFDGHPRDRILFGSDYPLFDPGDEIVRLRRRLSLRDAELEQILSTGTSLFR, from the coding sequence ATGTTCATAGATATCCATACGCACGCCTATCATCCGAAAATCGCGGACAAGGTCCTGGCCCAGCTTGAGAACCATTACGGCATTGCCCCGGTCGGCACCGGTCAGATTGACGATCTGCTGGCCCGGGCCAAGCGGGCCGGCCTGGACCGGGTGGTGGTCCACAACGCAGCCACAGCTCCGGCGCAAGTGGTGCCGGCCAACAACTGGGCCATTGGCATCAACCGGGAACACGCTGCAATATTGAGCTTTGGGACGCTGCATCCGGACTATCCCGATTTCGAGCGGGAACTCGACCGGTTGTGGCGAAACGGCATCAAGGGCATCAAGTTTCACGCCGATTTTCAGGGGTTTCGCCTGGATGACCGCAAGCTGTGGCCGATTTTCGATGCCCTGTCCGGTCGTTTCGTCGTCATGCTCCATGTCGGCGACCGCCTGCCGCCCGAGGAAAATAACTCCTGCCCGGCCAAGGTGGCGGCCATTGTGCGGGATTTTCCAGATCTCACCGTCATCGCGGCCCATATGGGCGGGTATCTCCACTGGCAGTATGCTGTGGAGCACCTTGTCGGAAAAAATGTCTATATTGATACCTCCAGTACTCTGGCTTTCATCGACGACGATACCTTGCAGCGCATTTTCGACGGCCATCCCCGGGACCGCATCCTTTTTGGCAGTGATTACCCGCTGTTCGATCCCGGCGATGAGATCGTGCGCCTGCGCAGGCGGCTATCCCTGCGCGATGCCGAACTGGAGCAGATTCTTTCGACCGGAACATCATTATTTCGGTAA
- a CDS encoding tRNA1(Val) (adenine(37)-N6)-methyltransferase: protein MRELHGHDTSRTARAAFPRGLTQPEGGFRFGSDALLLAAFAATLPGTRAADLGTGCGAAGLGWLLAAPDPAGTVLGLDKDPAMAAAAGQNAAALGLADRFTAGCVDVRAIREADQPGPESCDLILCNPPYRDPASGRRPAGQARDAARFEVDGSLPDFAAAAAYLLVNKGTFACIHLAERLTHVTAALAACRLEIKRILPISPRAGVPARQVLLAASKNGGQGLVLEPPLLLYQGTGRDTRLTGAALAFCPFLACNPAPGEAAK from the coding sequence ATGCGCGAACTGCACGGACATGATACGAGCCGGACGGCCCGGGCTGCCTTCCCGCGCGGGCTGACCCAGCCCGAAGGCGGGTTCCGCTTCGGCAGCGACGCCCTGCTCCTGGCTGCCTTTGCCGCAACGCTGCCCGGGACACGGGCCGCCGATCTGGGCACCGGTTGCGGAGCGGCCGGCCTGGGCTGGCTCTTGGCCGCCCCCGACCCGGCGGGCACAGTGCTCGGCCTGGACAAGGACCCGGCCATGGCGGCGGCCGCCGGACAAAACGCTGCGGCCCTGGGGCTGGCCGACCGTTTTACGGCCGGCTGCGTCGATGTCCGGGCCATCCGCGAGGCCGACCAGCCCGGCCCGGAGTCCTGCGATCTCATCTTGTGCAACCCGCCCTACCGCGACCCGGCTTCGGGACGCCGGCCGGCCGGGCAGGCCCGGGACGCTGCCCGGTTCGAGGTGGACGGCAGCCTGCCGGATTTTGCCGCCGCCGCAGCCTATCTCCTGGTCAACAAGGGGACGTTCGCCTGCATCCATCTGGCCGAGCGCCTGACCCACGTGACCGCCGCCCTGGCCGCCTGTCGCCTGGAGATCAAACGCATCCTGCCCATAAGCCCGCGGGCCGGCGTACCGGCCCGGCAGGTGCTCCTGGCCGCCAGCAAAAACGGCGGCCAGGGACTGGTCCTTGAGCCACCCCTGCTGCTCTATCAGGGGACCGGCCGCGATACCCGCCTGACCGGCGCCGCCCTGGCCTTTTGCCCCTTCCTGGCTTGCAACCCGGCCCCGGGCGAGGCTGCCAAATAA
- a CDS encoding acyl-CoA thioesterase: MAVILKPEDFPTPDTRLRLTVSYGETDRMGYAYYGHYPHWFEQARGRFIRERGMSYAEVEARGVWLPVRDMAVRYVRPARYDEDITVRAAVAAWGRASVTFVYQVFGPPEAATLLAAGETVHACTSTDGRPMAVPDWLRGLFSA; the protein is encoded by the coding sequence GTGGCCGTCATCCTCAAACCCGAGGACTTTCCAACCCCCGACACAAGGCTTCGGCTCACCGTGTCCTACGGCGAGACCGACCGCATGGGCTATGCCTATTACGGCCATTATCCCCACTGGTTCGAACAGGCCAGGGGACGGTTTATCCGTGAACGCGGCATGAGCTACGCCGAGGTGGAAGCACGCGGCGTCTGGCTGCCGGTGCGCGACATGGCCGTTCGTTACGTGCGGCCGGCCCGCTACGACGAGGACATCACGGTCCGGGCGGCTGTTGCCGCCTGGGGCCGGGCTTCGGTTACCTTCGTTTATCAGGTCTTTGGCCCGCCGGAGGCAGCAACGCTCCTGGCGGCCGGCGAGACCGTGCATGCCTGCACGTCCACCGACGGACGGCCCATGGCCGTTCCGGATTGGCTGCGCGGCCTCTTCTCCGCCTAA
- the amrA gene encoding AmmeMemoRadiSam system protein A, whose protein sequence is MDAFHFTLTPDEKHYLKELVRLVIVARLAGREPPLPPPPTETLRRQFGAFVTLTIDGRLRGCIGHIVGDRPLYETIAGMAEAAAFGDPRFPPLSRREFENVAIEISILSPLAPCPDPALVTVGRHGLLVRQGSRSGLLLPQVPVEWGWDRETFLDQTCHKAGLAQGCWKDPKTTLFWFEAEVF, encoded by the coding sequence ATGGATGCCTTCCACTTCACCCTGACCCCGGATGAAAAGCACTACCTCAAGGAATTAGTCCGGCTCGTCATTGTCGCCCGTCTGGCCGGACGCGAGCCGCCCTTGCCGCCGCCGCCGACCGAGACGCTTCGTCGCCAGTTTGGCGCGTTCGTCACCCTGACCATTGACGGCCGCCTGCGGGGCTGCATCGGCCATATTGTGGGCGACCGGCCGCTTTACGAGACCATAGCCGGCATGGCCGAGGCGGCCGCCTTTGGCGATCCGCGCTTCCCGCCGTTGTCGCGTCGGGAGTTTGAAAATGTGGCCATTGAAATCTCCATTCTAAGCCCCCTGGCCCCTTGTCCGGACCCGGCGTTGGTGACGGTGGGCCGCCATGGCCTGCTGGTGCGCCAGGGGAGCCGTTCCGGCCTGCTCCTGCCCCAGGTGCCGGTGGAGTGGGGCTGGGACCGGGAGACGTTTCTGGACCAGACCTGCCACAAGGCCGGCTTGGCCCAGGGCTGCTGGAAGGACCCGAAGACGACGCTTTTCTGGTTCGAGGCGGAAGTTTTTTAA
- a CDS encoding DJ-1/PfpI family protein, which produces MVRKKVAILIFPGVELLDFCGPYEVLSACRLDAARRREDPSPFEIVLAAETLEPVVCANGPRFLPDTLLADCPLPDVLLVPGGLGVRTHINNAPLIDWLRTVGSRVETLAGVCTGSMLLGKAGLLDGKRATTHFASLQWMRDLFPAITVDDDSHVVTDGRILTSAGISAGIDLAFRIVAQYYGQAVAQATARHMEYPYRTDNRRRY; this is translated from the coding sequence ATGGTTCGAAAAAAAGTAGCGATCCTCATTTTCCCAGGCGTGGAACTGCTCGATTTCTGTGGTCCCTACGAAGTCCTGTCCGCTTGCCGTCTGGATGCAGCCCGTCGTCGGGAAGACCCGTCGCCCTTTGAGATCGTGCTGGCGGCCGAGACGCTGGAGCCGGTGGTCTGCGCCAACGGACCGCGTTTTTTGCCGGATACGCTTCTTGCCGATTGTCCGTTGCCCGACGTGCTCCTCGTCCCTGGCGGCCTGGGGGTGCGGACGCACATCAACAATGCGCCGCTCATTGATTGGCTGCGAACCGTCGGCAGCCGGGTGGAGACCCTGGCCGGGGTGTGCACCGGCTCCATGCTGCTGGGCAAGGCCGGACTGCTCGACGGAAAACGCGCCACCACCCACTTTGCCTCCCTGCAATGGATGCGCGACCTGTTCCCGGCCATTACGGTCGACGACGACTCCCATGTGGTCACGGACGGCCGCATCCTGACGTCGGCCGGCATTTCTGCCGGCATTGATCTGGCCTTTCGGATCGTTGCGCAGTATTACGGCCAGGCCGTCGCCCAGGCCACGGCCCGACACATGGAATATCCGTATCGTACTGACAATCGGCGGCGTTATTGA